A region from the Pirellulales bacterium genome encodes:
- a CDS encoding exo-alpha-sialidase, whose protein sequence is MKSVYLIMPIALMVLARTATATSVADPFSSDPSAVDHEPFMWDLVLGKPTGASAWVVTGGALEYHTRNARHSEARVDMFTAGLQIRDGVSWSVETAFRHLSGVAPDPNYEAVLYARWNSETPGAVRIFSLCYDSIKKNLVVANGNRIETPIAADLTGAFHKLRITFDNGNAAVYLDGKLKGGPYPIGSLPMEWGPERFVLGPIVGDQQPHTLRCAWNYFAATDEGAFPPGDAGWIPDRVKGPTWLPSVIPGESVDPSQAFDHPPYPGIKLLHRTAGRDRFDRSLPQEYVLWKAFNANKATQQAVPIYRYPDASEPTMQNFYRDSYPVKLDDRRSVAMLNVTRGEGDTAHGLSDYKLWYCISTNGGKTYDEERPLVQRGNQYSPQHPNQYVWIGKNSFIYATLGPRFMKMSNGEIFLPCYYLPLDDNGKLYSPNGLASYANVFGLIGAWNNEKNDVDWDVTKPIALRPEQSTGGLSESGVIELRDRPGHVLMVIRAGNEGDNTGKVPCWKWKTLSTDYGKTWSELTPFTFGDGKSFWSPTSQAMFIRSSRTGKAYWIGNISRRIRPVAGSPRYPLVIAELDEEKLDLRRETVTVIDDRMPGDSADMQLSNFDFIEDSATGHILITLERSQGRSSWGSPPNGPGVSGQQTYEIHVE, encoded by the coding sequence ATGAAATCCGTTTACTTGATCATGCCGATAGCGTTGATGGTTCTTGCACGCACGGCCACGGCGACAAGTGTTGCCGACCCGTTTTCGAGCGATCCAAGCGCCGTCGATCACGAGCCGTTCATGTGGGATCTAGTCCTGGGCAAGCCCACCGGGGCATCGGCCTGGGTCGTCACTGGCGGCGCACTGGAATACCACACCAGGAATGCTAGACACAGCGAGGCTCGCGTTGACATGTTCACCGCCGGCTTGCAGATTCGCGATGGCGTTTCCTGGAGTGTCGAAACGGCGTTTCGCCATCTTTCCGGAGTTGCACCCGATCCCAATTACGAAGCGGTACTCTACGCGCGTTGGAATTCCGAGACGCCCGGCGCCGTTCGAATATTCTCGCTTTGCTACGATTCAATTAAAAAGAATCTCGTCGTCGCTAACGGAAACCGCATTGAGACGCCGATCGCCGCGGATCTGACCGGGGCGTTTCATAAACTTCGAATCACTTTCGACAATGGAAACGCCGCTGTTTATCTCGACGGGAAGCTCAAGGGCGGTCCTTACCCAATCGGTAGCCTGCCAATGGAGTGGGGGCCGGAAAGGTTTGTGCTTGGACCGATCGTCGGCGATCAGCAGCCCCATACCCTACGCTGCGCCTGGAACTATTTTGCGGCCACTGACGAAGGCGCATTTCCTCCAGGCGATGCCGGTTGGATTCCCGATCGCGTAAAAGGGCCGACCTGGCTGCCAAGTGTCATTCCTGGCGAGTCGGTTGATCCCTCCCAGGCGTTCGATCATCCGCCCTATCCCGGGATTAAGTTGCTGCATCGAACTGCTGGTCGAGACCGATTCGATCGTTCTCTTCCACAAGAATATGTCCTCTGGAAAGCGTTCAATGCGAACAAGGCAACACAACAGGCAGTGCCAATTTATCGCTATCCAGACGCATCCGAACCGACGATGCAAAACTTCTACCGCGACAGTTATCCGGTAAAGCTCGACGATCGTCGCTCCGTGGCGATGCTGAACGTCACTCGAGGCGAGGGCGATACCGCGCACGGTTTGAGCGATTACAAACTTTGGTATTGTATTTCCACGAACGGCGGCAAGACGTACGACGAAGAGCGACCGCTGGTTCAGCGCGGCAACCAGTATTCGCCGCAGCATCCCAATCAATATGTCTGGATCGGAAAAAACAGTTTCATTTATGCGACGCTTGGGCCTCGCTTCATGAAAATGAGCAACGGCGAGATTTTCCTCCCCTGCTATTACCTGCCGCTCGACGATAACGGAAAATTGTACAGCCCGAATGGATTGGCGAGCTATGCAAACGTTTTTGGACTGATCGGCGCCTGGAATAACGAGAAAAACGATGTGGATTGGGATGTCACCAAGCCGATCGCTCTGCGCCCCGAACAATCCACCGGTGGCCTCAGCGAAAGCGGAGTGATTGAATTGCGCGATCGACCGGGCCATGTCTTGATGGTAATCCGCGCGGGAAATGAAGGGGACAACACCGGGAAAGTGCCTTGCTGGAAATGGAAAACTCTTTCTACCGACTACGGCAAGACATGGTCGGAATTGACACCCTTCACCTTCGGCGACGGGAAAAGTTTTTGGTCGCCAACCTCCCAGGCGATGTTTATTCGTAGCTCGCGCACCGGAAAAGCTTACTGGATTGGCAACATCTCTCGCCGAATTCGCCCCGTGGCGGGATCTCCCCGTTATCCCCTGGTCATCGCGGAACTGGACGAGGAAAAACTAGACTTGCGCCGCGAAACGGTGACCGTGATCGACGATCGAATGCCTGGCGATAGTGCCGACATGCAACTGTCGAACTTCGATTTCATCGAGGATTCAGCGACCGGGCACATCTTGATTACCCTTGAGCGATCTCAGGGGCGTTCCTCTTGGGGTAGCCCTCCAAACGGTCCTGGTGTAAGCGGACAGCAAACCTACGAGATTCATGTCGAATAA